Proteins encoded in a region of the Podospora pseudopauciseta strain CBS 411.78 chromosome 6, whole genome shotgun sequence genome:
- a CDS encoding hypothetical protein (EggNog:ENOG503PSPR), protein MAQPVRISQSFANVATNALPTYPNPHGNANATISGDSTRDTDPPYFAIASQNNWNNLSTNFLGNHPASTTPNHQLNVETVSLREDAVHHGSEGDVVRSAAMYLLHPINQALSTHPNIAITCQSEASTNRIRSDITYYRHPNTANQNFKAFAVVEFKKRGVITAAEFAATIRSQTVPTQQVVDNTVAAAMALPHGKQTYFAGDSFVLIKQAASYAVAHRTPYVALFDWDFLVLVHFTQMTPTMDYVGDYCQLQVIPAAQSSAMRGALLGFLAHAYDNAPAV, encoded by the coding sequence ATGGCCCAACCAGTCCGTATCTCCCAATCTTTCGCCAACGTCGCGACAAACGCTCTCCCCACCTACCCCAACCCTCATGGAAATGCCAACGCCACCATCTCCGGTGACTCAACCCGCGACACAGACCCCCCCTATTTTGCGATTGCCTCCCAGAACAACTGGAACAACCTGAGCACCAACTTCTTAGGCAACcaccccgcctccaccacccccaaccatcAGCTCAACGTCGAGACCGTCTCCCTCCGCGAAGACGCCGTCCATCACGGCAGCGAAGGCGACGTCGTCCGCTCGGCCGCAATgtacctcctccaccccatcaaTCAAGCCCTCAGcacccaccccaacatcGCCATCACCTGCCAGTCCGAAGCCTCCACCAACCGCATCCGCAGCGACATCACCTACTATCGCCACCCCAACACGGCCAACCAAAACTTCAAGGCCTTTGCCGTCGTCGAGTTCAAGAAGCGCGGCGTGATCACGGCGGCCGAGTTCGCCGCCACGATCAGGTCCCAAACCGTCCCCACGCAACAGGTGGTTGACAACACGGTGGCAGCCGCCATGGCCCTGCCCCACGGCAAGCAGACGTACTTTGCCGGGGACTCGTTTGTGCTGATCAAGCAGGCGGCTTCGTACGCGGTGGCGCACAGGACGCCGTATGTGGCGCTGTTTGATTGGGACTTTCTGGTGCTGGTGCACTTCACGCAGATGACGCCGACGATGGACTATGTGGGGGATTACTGCCAGCTGCAGGTGATTCCGGCTGCGCAGTCGTCGGCGATGAGGGGGGCGTTGTTGGGATTTTTGGCACATGCTTACGATAATGCTCCGGCTGTGTAG
- a CDS encoding hypothetical protein (COG:S; EggNog:ENOG503PEV2) has translation MVSKIFCAIGAVLAQLAHGAVIVPIANYAVNEVEWNLPIDPNVPTGPREVVTGTVQEAIAKMEISHPGWTQNFTAAGTSMSLVTTARRINMATHVRLLIEPQNAETVRWGLIG, from the exons ATGGTCTCCAAGATCTTCTGCGCCATCGGCGCTGTTCTCGCCCAGCTCGCCCATGGCGCCGTGATTGTTCCCATCGCCAACTACGCCGTCAACGAGGTCGAGTGGAATCTTCCCATCGATCCTAACGTTCCCACCGGCCCACGCGAGGTCGTCACCGGCACAGTCCAGGAGGCCATCGCCAAGATGGAGATCTCCCACCCCGGCTGGACCCAGAACTTCACCGCTG CTGGAACGTCTATGTCACTGGTGACAACTGCTAGACGAATCAACATGGCAACGCATGTTCGCTTGTTGATCGAGCCGCAGAACGCAGAGACGGTTAGATGGGGTCTCATTGGCTGA
- the vps35 gene encoding retromer complex subunit Vps35 (COG:U; EggNog:ENOG503NVAF; BUSCO:EOG09260T28) has protein sequence MSTPAPPEDQARLLEDALIAVRQQTAMMRKCLDTPGKLMDALKCCSTLVSELRTSSLGPKQYYELYMSVFDALRYLSVHLRENHPVNHLADLYELVQYAGNIIPRLYLMMTVGTAYMSVEGAPVKELMKDMMDMSRGVQHPIRGLFLRYYLMGQARDYLPTGDSDGPEGNLQDSINFVLTNFVEMNKLWVRLQHQGHSRERDQRTQERKELQLLVGSNIVRLSQLVDLPAYKNGILAPLLEQVVQCRDVLAQEYLLEVITQVFPDEFHLYTLDQFLGAVSRLNPHVDVKAIVIGLMDRLSSYAERESQDETEEDRGKMEEDALTELLEKVKLGKLNAESPSTEPPTDTAEVPRNGDQNPDDASSTAETLNKDDNQPAPSVADTEATAVDNAEAEPAKKRRGIPENVRLYEIFFGQVKNLVQAQHLPIQDTIALCVSLTNLALNIYPERLDYVDQIFDYANSKVKEHANSPDLHSQPAQQSLLALLQSPLRRYVSLFTALSLPTYVPLFQSQTYPTRRAVAGEVARHLLKNHTFISTPAQLENVLEILKVLIKEGSQAPAGYPGVVQPRARALETDETMEEQGWLARLIHLIHSEDNDTQFRLLQMTRKAYAEGNERIRTTTPPLITAGLKLARRFKKREHYDDNWSSQSSALFKFLHSAVSTLYTRVNGSGAAELSLRLFCSCGQVADQTGFEEVAYEFFAQAFTVYEEAVSDSKAQFQAVCVIASALHRTRNFGKENYDTLITKCAQHASKLLRKPDQCRAVYLASHLWWATPGAGEEEEGGGDLYRDGKRVLECLQRALRVADSCMETATSIELFVEILDRYVYYFDQKNESVTTKYLNGLIELIHSNLAGNQQDSASVDASKKHFLQTLEIIRSKEYEGVVLTPK, from the exons ATGTCTACCCCCGCGCCGCCTGAGGACCAGGCCCGCCTGCTTGAGGATGCATTAATTGCCGTGCGCCAGCAAACAGCCATGATGCGCAAATGCCTGGATACTCCCGGGAAGCTTATGGATGCCCTCAAGTGCTG CTCGACTCTCGTCTCCGAGCTCCGGACAAGCAGCCTCGGCCCGAAGCAATACTACGAATTATACATGTCAGTTTTCGATGCCCTCCGATATCTGTCTGTCCACCTGCGCGAAAATCATCCCGTCAACCACCTTGCCGATCTCTACGAACTTGTGCAATATGCCGGCAACATCATCCCACGCTTATACCTGATGATGACGGTCGGGACGGCCTACATGTCGGTGGAGGGTGCCCCTGTCAAGGAACTCATGAAGGATATGATGGACATGAGCCGTGGCGTTCAGCACCCCATACGTGGACTGTTTCTGCGCTATTATCTCATGGGCCAAGCCAGAGACTATCTGCCCACCGGCGACTCCGACGGGCCCGAAGGAAACCTCCAGGACTCGATCAACTTTGTCCTTACCAACTTCGTCGAGATGAACAAACTCTGGGTGCGTCTCCAGCACCAAGGACATTCAAGAGAGCGGGACCAGCGGACCCAAGAACGCAAGGAGCTTCAGCTGTTAGTGGGGAGCAACATCGTGCGACTAAGCCAGCTCGTCGACCTTCCGGCCTACAAGAATGGCATCCTCGCGCCCCTGCTCGAGCAGGTTGTCCAATGTCGAGACGTCTTGGCCCAAGAATATCTTCTCGAGGTTATTACCCAGGTTTTCCCAGACGAGTTCCACCTCTACACATTGGACCAGTTTCTTGGCGCCGTCTCGAGGCTCAATCCCCACGTCGACGTCAAGGCTATTGTGATAGGCCTGATGGACAGGCTGTCAAGTTATGCAGAACGCGAGTCACAGGACGAGACAGAGGAAGACAGGggcaagatggaggaggacgcTTTGACAGAGTTGCTCGAGAAGGTGAAGCTGGGCAAACTGAACGCAGAGTCGCCAAGTACGGAGCCACCAACTGATACAGCCGAAGTCCCACGAAACGGGGACCAGAATCCGGATGATGCTTCTTCGACAGCGGAAACACTAAATAAAGACGATAACCAGCCAGCCCCTTCAGTCGCTGATACCGAAGCGACCGCAGTGGACAACGCCGAGGCTGAGCCAGCCAAGAAGCGGCGAGGCATTCCGGAAAACGTCCGGCTGTACGAGATATTCTTCGGCCAAGTCAAGAATCTTGTGCAAGCACAACATCTCCCCATTCAAGATACAATTGCACTTTGTGTCTCTTTGACAAATCTCGCCCTCAACATTTACCCCGAGCGGTTGGACTACGTCGATCAAATCTTCGACTACGCCAACAGCAAGGTGAAGGAGCACGCCAACAGCCCAGATCTTCATTCGCAACCAGCGCAGCAAAGTCTTTTGGCGCTTCTCCAGAGCCCGCTCCGGAGATATGTGTCCCTTTTTACTGCGCTCTCCCTTCCAACATATGTTCCTCTCTTCCAATCACAGACCTACCCGACTCGGAGGGCGGTAGCCGGCGAGGTAGCCAGGCACCTCCTCAAGAACCACACTTTCATTTCCACACCCGCACAACTAGAGAATGTGCTCGAGATCCTCAAAGTTCTCATCAAGGAAGGGTCCCAAGCACCAGCGGGTTATCCCGGCGTCGTCCAGCCCCGCGCCCGTGCCCTCGAGACAGACGAGACAATGGAAGAGCAAGGCTGGCTTGCCAGACTCATCCACCTTATCCACTCCGAAGACAACGACACCCAATTCCGCCTCTTGCAAATGACGAGAAAGGCCTACGCCGAAGGCAACGAGCGCatccgcaccaccaccccaccgcTCATCACCGCCGGCCTCAAGCTCGCGCGCCGCTTCAAGAAGAGGGAGCACTACGACGACAACTGGTCTTCCCAGTCTTCCGCCTTGTTCAAGTTTCTGCACTCTGCCGTCTCAACGCTCTACACAAGAGTCAATGGCTCCGGCGCGGCGGAGTTGTCTCTGAGACTCTTTTGCTCGTGCGGGCAGGTGGCTGACCAGACGggctttgaggaggtggcgtATGAGTTTTTTGCGCAGGCCTTTACGGTGTACGAGGAGGCGGTGAGCGATTCGAAGGCGCAGTTTCAGGCTGTTTGTGTTATTGCGAGCGCGCTGCACAGGACGAGGAACTTTGGGAAGGAAAATTATGATACGCTGATTACGAAGTGTGCGCAGCATGCGAGCAAGCTGTTGAGGAAGCCGGATCAGTGCAGGGCTGTGTATTTGGCTAGTCATTTGTGGTGGGCTACGCccggggcgggggaggaggaggagggaggcggggat CTCTATCGTGACGGCAAGAGGGTGCTCGAGTGTCTCCAGCGGGCGTTGAGGGTGGCGGATAGTTGCATGGAGACTGCGACGAGCATTGAGTTGTTCGTCGAGATTTTGGACCGTTATGTGTATTATTTTGATCAGAAGAATGAGTCG GTCACAACGAAATACCTCAACGGCCTTATCGAGCTTATACACTCCAACCTTGCCGGCAACCAGCAGGACAGCGCGAGTGTGGACGCTAGCAAGAAGCACTTTTTGCAAACGTTGGAGATTATCAGGAGTAAGGAGTatgagggggtggtgttgacgcCGAAGTGA